A segment of the Aureimonas sp. SA4125 genome:
CGATCCAACCGAGAAGCGCGGCAAACACCTCGGATGCGGGCACGCCGTGGGCGAGCTCTCGATGAACGAGAAGATTGCCGACGGCATCGCTGGCCTCGAACCCAGGGGTGGTCTTGTCGTCCAGCGTGCCACGCGCGAGGGCCGGCGCCGCGGCGTCCGCGAACAGCGCGAACTTCACGCTGGACGACCCGCGGTTGATGGCGAGCGTCAGCCCGCCAGCCGGCGGCGTCGCATCAGTCACCGCCCGAGGCCCCTGTCCCGTAGCGCCAGCCCCAGTCGCGAATCTCCGGCATGTCCTCGCCGTGCTCGACGATGTAGCGCTTGTGCTCGCCCAGCCGATCGCGGAACCCCTGACTGATCGCCGCGGCGCTTTCATTCAGCCCCCGCACCCGAGCGATCACCTCGATGGCAAGGTGAAAGCGGTCGAGTTCGTTCAGCACCACCATGTCGAAGGGGGTCGTCGTCGTCCCCTCCTCGATGAAGCCGCGGATATGGAAGTTGGCGTGGTTCGTCCGCTTGTAGGTCAGGCGGTGGATGAGGGCGGGGTAGCCGTGGAAGGCGAAGATGACCGGCTTGTCGCGGGTGAAGAGGGCGTCGAACTCCGCATCCGAAAGACCGTGCGGATGCTGGTCCGGAGACTGCAGCGCCATCAGGTCGACGACGTTGACGAAGCGGATCCTGAGGTTCGGCAGAGCCTGCCGCAGGAGATCGGTCGCCGCCAGCGCTTCCAGCGTCGGCACGTCGCCGGCACAGGCCATGACGACGTCGGGCTCGAGGCCCACATCATCGGTTCCGGCCCAGGTCCAGAGGCCGATACCGGCCGAGCAATGCGCCCTCGCCGCCTCCATCGACAGCCACTGCGGCGCCGGCTGCTTGCCGGCGACGATGACATTGACGCGGTCGTAAGTGCGCAGGCAGTGGTCGGCGACCCACAGCAGACTGTTGGCATCCGGCGGAAGATAGATCCGCACCGTGTCGGCCCGCTTGTTGGCCACGAGGTCTATGAAGCCGGGGTCCTGATGGCTGAAGCCGTTGTGGTCCTGGCGCCAGACATGCGAGGTCAGAAGGTAGTTCAGAGACGAGATCGGCTCTCGCCACGGCAGCGCCTTGGAGGCTTTCAGCCATTTGGCGTGCTGGTTGAACATGGAATCGACGATGTGGATGAAGGCTTCGTAGCAGGAAAACAGGCCGTGCCGACCGGTCAGGAGATAGCCTTCCAGCCAGCCCTGGCAGAGATGTTCGCTGAGGACCTCCATCACCCGCCCGTCCGCCGACAGCGCGACGTCATAGGGCTCGACCGCCTCCATCCAGGCGCGGTCCGTCGCCTCGAACACCGCGCCGAGACGGTTCGAGGCGGTCTCGTCGGGGCCGAAGAGGCGGAAATTCGCCGCGTCCGCGTTGAGTTCGATCGCACGCCTGAGGAAGCGGCCGAGCGCGCCTGTCGCTTCGCCGAGCGTTGAGCCGGGAGCGCCGATCTCGAGCGCGAAATCGGCGATGTCGGGAAGGATCAGTTCGCGCCGGAGGAGCCCGCCATTGGCCTGCGGAACCGCGCCCATGCGGCGCTCTCCCAACGGCGCGAGCGCGGCGAGAGCTGGATCGAGCGCACCGGATTCGTCGAACAGTTGCTCGGGCTCGTAGCTGCGCATCCAGTCTTCCAGCTGTCGGAGATGCGCCGGACTGGTGCGGGGATCTGATATCGGCACCTGATGCGACCGCCAGAATCCCTCGACCCGCTTGCCGTCGACTTCGGCCGGTCCCGTCCAGCCCTTCGGGCTGCGCAGGACGATCATCGGCCAGCGCGGGCGCCCGACGCCGCCACCGGCGCGCCACTCCCCCTGGATCGCGGCGATCTTGTCGAAGCAGAGATCCATGGCCACGGCCATGGCGCTATGCATCGGCATCGGATCGTGGCCCTCGACGAAGATCGGCTCGTAACCGTAGCCCGAAAACAGGTCGTGCAGCTCGCTGTTCTCCATCCGGCCGAGAATGGTCGGACCTGCGATCTTGTAGCCGTTGAGGTGCAGGATCGGCAGCACGGCGCCGTCGTGCCGGGGGTTCAGGAACTTGTTGGAGTGCCAGGAGGCAGCCAGTGGTCCCGTCTCCGCTTCGCCGTCGCCGACGACACAGGCGACCACCAGATCAGGATTGTCGAAGGCCGCGCCATAGGCATGGAGCAGCGCATAGCCGAGCTCGCCGCCCTCGTGGATCGATCCCGGCGTTTCCGGCGCGACGTGGCTCGGAATGCCGCCGGGAAAGGAAAATTGGCGAAACAGCCGTTTCAGCCCGGCGGCATCGCGGCTGATGTCGGGATAGACCTCGCTGTAGCTGCCCTCGAGATAGGTATTGGCGACCATGCCCGGGCCGCCATGCCCAGGACCGCACACGTAGAGCACAGCCGTCTCGCGCTGGCGGATGACCCGGTTGAGGTGGACGTAGACGAAATTCAGTCCGGGCGTCGTTCCCCAGTGACCGAGAAGCCGCGGCTTGATGTGCTCCGGCTTCAGCGGCTCGCGCAGCAGCGGATTATCGAGGAGATAGATCTGGCCGACCGACAGGTAGTTCGCCGCCCGCCAGTATCGGTCGAGGAGCACGAGGTCGTCGGTGGCGGGAAAGGCTTCGGCCATGGTCATGCGCGGTTCCTCGAAGGGTTGCGGCGAATCTGGCGGGTCTTGCGGAGACACGGAGCGGCACTGAGCTTGCGGCAGGGCCACGGGAAGGAACGGGCCACCGGCCGAGGTCGTGTCCGTCAACGTGGTGGAAATTGAGTGTAGCTGAAGCGGCTCCGTTTCAGGCGACTTCGGTGGAAATCTGTTCGGGTTTTGCAGTGTTGCCCATGGCCATGAGGTCGGCCATGGGTTCGGTCTGCATGTAGCGGTTCTGGATCTGCCATTCGTCGTTGGCCTCGAGAAGGACGGCGCCGATGAGCCGGATGATGGATCCCTCGTTCGGGAAGATTCCGACGACGTCGGCACGCCGCTTCACCTCCTTGTTCAGGCGCTCCAGGGAATTCGTCGAATGGATCCGGGTCCGGTGCTGACTGGGAAAATCCATGTGCGCCAGCACGTCGGTCTCGCTGTTGTCGATGAAGGCCCCGAGCTTTGGACACTTTCCCCGAAGCTGGTCGGCGACGTGGCGCAGCGCCTGGCTGGCGCTAGCACGATCGGGCTGGGCGAAGGCTTGGCGCAGCGCGGCCGCCGCCATGCTCTGCTGCGCCTTCGGGACATACGACAGGGCGTTGCGCATCCAATGCACCCGGCAGCGCTGCCAGGAGGCGCTGAACACCCGGCGAATGGCG
Coding sequences within it:
- a CDS encoding phosphoketolase family protein, whose translation is MTMAEAFPATDDLVLLDRYWRAANYLSVGQIYLLDNPLLREPLKPEHIKPRLLGHWGTTPGLNFVYVHLNRVIRQRETAVLYVCGPGHGGPGMVANTYLEGSYSEVYPDISRDAAGLKRLFRQFSFPGGIPSHVAPETPGSIHEGGELGYALLHAYGAAFDNPDLVVACVVGDGEAETGPLAASWHSNKFLNPRHDGAVLPILHLNGYKIAGPTILGRMENSELHDLFSGYGYEPIFVEGHDPMPMHSAMAVAMDLCFDKIAAIQGEWRAGGGVGRPRWPMIVLRSPKGWTGPAEVDGKRVEGFWRSHQVPISDPRTSPAHLRQLEDWMRSYEPEQLFDESGALDPALAALAPLGERRMGAVPQANGGLLRRELILPDIADFALEIGAPGSTLGEATGALGRFLRRAIELNADAANFRLFGPDETASNRLGAVFEATDRAWMEAVEPYDVALSADGRVMEVLSEHLCQGWLEGYLLTGRHGLFSCYEAFIHIVDSMFNQHAKWLKASKALPWREPISSLNYLLTSHVWRQDHNGFSHQDPGFIDLVANKRADTVRIYLPPDANSLLWVADHCLRTYDRVNVIVAGKQPAPQWLSMEAARAHCSAGIGLWTWAGTDDVGLEPDVVMACAGDVPTLEALAATDLLRQALPNLRIRFVNVVDLMALQSPDQHPHGLSDAEFDALFTRDKPVIFAFHGYPALIHRLTYKRTNHANFHIRGFIEEGTTTTPFDMVVLNELDRFHLAIEVIARVRGLNESAAAISQGFRDRLGEHKRYIVEHGEDMPEIRDWGWRYGTGASGGD